The genomic interval GATGGTTGTATATTTTACCTGCCCGAATAATGAGAGTTGTTTATCTAATCTGAAATTTACGCCAACACCCGCGTTGACACCCAAAGGATTTTCATTAACATAATTACGTATGATCTGGTAGTTCCCCTTCTTATCAAATCCATCCAGCGGATTGGTTTCTAAAAACGCGTAAGTGACCCCCAGTAAACCATAAGGCTGCCAGCCTTTAATCGTTTTCATGTTTGCTTTGACATTCGCTTCCATATAAATAATGCGAAGATCGCAACCAACGAGTTCTGTATAAGGGAGACCGGCATTTGAACCTAAAACAGGGAAGGTTAAGGCGTATACCTCCCTGTCAATTATTTTCATACGGGAATATCCGGCAGCAA from Bacteroidota bacterium carries:
- a CDS encoding outer membrane beta-barrel protein, whose protein sequence is MNKILFAGLVFFIAALPLCSAAQSTSTNTNDSLSKYGLSINGGYLFAVSDADFTRHYHTSPVIALAFQYWIHSLFTAEFAAGYSRMKIIDREVYALTFPVLGSNAGLPYTELVGCDLRIIYMEANVKANMKTIKGWQPYGLLGVTYAFLETNPLDGFDKKGNYQIIRNYVNENPLGVNAGVGVNFRLDKQLSLFGQVKYTTIFTSQISKNAVGLLNAGFGLIVHF